In Deltaproteobacteria bacterium CG11_big_fil_rev_8_21_14_0_20_49_13, the genomic window GAAGCACGGATCAACGATAGAACAGTATAAATTCTTCGATAATTGTGTGGGGGAGCTCATCGGTCAGCTAAAGGCCGATAATAAATGGGACGACACGCTCTTTTTCATCGTCTCAGATCACGGCCTTTCCGCGACCCATACACATTTCTGCGTGAACACGTTTTTGGAAGACCGCGGTATCAAGACCTTTTATTTCCCTCTTATCTACCGGAAGGATTGCGCTGCTGCCAGCATGGTCTCCGGGAACGGCATGACCCATATCTATTTTAGAAAAGAAGAAGGTTGGAGCGGACACGCAACCATAGAGGACATCAATTCGATGTATCCGGGACTGCTCAAAGAGCTGTTGGCCGAACCGGCCGTTGACGTTATCGCCATGCGCGATCGTGAGAATAACATAGTTGTCTGGACCAAGAGAGGAAGGGCCAAGGTCAAGATGGAAGGGGACCGAATAAGCTATTTCGTAAAAGAACAGGACCCGTTCGGTTATCCATTTGACGCTGCACGAACCACGCTTCATTCTTCACGAGAGATGCTTTCATCGACCATTGATTCCGACTATCCCGATGCCCCATACCAACTTGCCCATATATTCACTTCGCCCAGGTGCGGAGATCTTGTGGTCAGTGCGACGCCGGGGTACGATCTGCGTGTCAAATATGAGAATCCGGAGCACAGGTCGAGCCATGGAAGTTTGCACAAGGAACATATGATTGTGCCTGTGATCTCTAATATTAAGCTTCCGGATGTTCCCATGAGAACGGTCGATATATTCCCGACCTATCTAAAACTTATGGGATACGAAGCTCCGGAAAATATAGACGGAATTAACTTGAATTAATTTGATTTGACACATTAAGACCTCTTATGTAGGTTATCCGCCGGTCAAACAAAAAGGAGAGATATTTATGAACACCGAGAGAACATTGGCAATAATCAAGCCGGACGCGGTCCAAAAGGGAGTGATCGGAGCGATCGTGAACCGGATCGAAGAGAATGAATTAAAGGTAGTGGCCATAAAGATGCTTCAGCTGGACAAGAGGCGCGCAGCAGGTTTCTATGCCGTTCACAAGGTAAAATCCTTCTTTGAGCCGCTTGTTGGTTTCATGACATCAGGCCCTGTTGTTGTGCTGGCCCTTGAGGGGAAAGAAGCCATCAAGAAATGGCGTGATGTAATGGGCCCGACGGATTCTACAAAGGCGCCTGAAGGAACCATCAGAGGCGACTACGGTACCGACATACAGAACAACGCAGTTCACGGAAGCGATGCTCCCGAGACCGCAAAGTTCGAAGTGAGCTATTTCTTTGAGCCGCAGGATGTCGTTGAATACGAATGGATGTGATCGGCGAAGGATCCAGCAAAACTCATTTTTAAAAAGTCCTGTTCGCAAGAACGGGGCTTTTTTTTGCCATTAAAAAGACGGATAGACACCTTGATGTAACTGTGATATTTGATATTTCACTATGGAAAACAGACCGA contains:
- a CDS encoding nucleoside-diphosphate kinase, which translates into the protein MNTERTLAIIKPDAVQKGVIGAIVNRIEENELKVVAIKMLQLDKRRAAGFYAVHKVKSFFEPLVGFMTSGPVVVLALEGKEAIKKWRDVMGPTDSTKAPEGTIRGDYGTDIQNNAVHGSDAPETAKFEVSYFFEPQDVVEYEWM